One Clavibacter zhangzhiyongii genomic region harbors:
- a CDS encoding acyltransferase family protein: METWMPVQPAHLAWGATTRRQSVVALTESPRHKGLDALRAVALTAVILFHAAPTAVPGGYAGVDVFFVISGFLITDLMLREWGATGTIRYGAFAARRARRLLPAATVVVLIATSCAVAVGGDVLVGLPAQLLSMALFVTNWQMLLAGVDYFQHTTAGLFDNFWSLAIEEQFYVIWPLVLAGVMRGKRTLRGRWLWVAATVAAAVPLLLTLAGMPNAAYLASPAHAFGLMAGAALAVSIRRRHVPPTQRSRRTRRVWMVAGSISLVGFGSMILAPIAADPSSRAAVTVLGAAFGTTMVVACVQSGERFLARVDEGPIGWIGRRSYGLYLWHLPMVVLVANAVPDADGWEAALGTLAAIGVSVIAAAASYRWLELPVIRQGFRLTLQRPAAAMLAVALVIGLGASAAATVHADPGRTEAQRLVEEGSTGLASPGDDGMTDQTAPGPDGGMELASPSPPAATPQTAAPSPQASPTQPVVPPSEVDGASMIAVGDSVMLASGRALQQAFPGIAIDAVVSRQLPHSARYIRALLADRPAAKVVIIGLGTNGAGTSRDLAEAIDAAGAREVVLVDVAGPMSWTTRVNEMVYDAARDRRNVHVAKWQAEASAHPDLLARDRIHPGPRAADLYVSAIKAAIHSASSDDRLD; this comes from the coding sequence ATGGAGACTTGGATGCCGGTTCAGCCCGCCCACCTTGCGTGGGGAGCAACGACTCGGAGGCAGTCTGTCGTTGCACTGACAGAGTCGCCGAGGCACAAAGGGCTCGATGCTCTACGCGCAGTCGCGCTCACGGCCGTGATCCTCTTCCATGCAGCACCGACGGCAGTGCCTGGGGGGTACGCCGGTGTCGATGTGTTCTTCGTCATCAGCGGCTTCCTCATCACGGACTTGATGCTGCGGGAGTGGGGCGCTACCGGCACTATCCGCTATGGAGCCTTTGCAGCCCGGCGCGCCCGACGGCTCCTTCCAGCCGCCACGGTGGTCGTCCTGATCGCAACATCGTGCGCCGTCGCCGTGGGTGGAGACGTGCTGGTCGGTCTGCCAGCTCAGTTGCTGAGCATGGCGCTGTTCGTGACCAACTGGCAGATGCTCCTCGCAGGCGTCGACTACTTCCAACACACGACCGCGGGCCTCTTCGACAACTTCTGGTCCCTCGCGATCGAGGAGCAGTTCTACGTCATCTGGCCTCTCGTGCTGGCGGGGGTCATGCGTGGTAAACGGACGCTCCGTGGCCGGTGGCTCTGGGTGGCAGCGACGGTAGCTGCAGCAGTCCCCCTGCTCCTCACGTTGGCAGGTATGCCGAACGCCGCCTACCTCGCCAGCCCAGCACACGCCTTCGGGCTAATGGCGGGCGCAGCCCTCGCCGTGTCGATTCGGCGACGGCACGTGCCACCTACCCAGAGATCACGGCGCACCCGACGCGTATGGATGGTAGCGGGGTCAATCTCGCTGGTCGGCTTCGGGAGCATGATCCTGGCTCCGATCGCAGCCGATCCGTCCTCCCGCGCCGCGGTGACAGTACTCGGCGCCGCCTTTGGCACGACCATGGTGGTGGCCTGCGTGCAGTCAGGTGAGCGCTTCCTGGCCCGGGTCGACGAGGGGCCCATCGGATGGATCGGCCGACGGTCGTACGGGCTCTACCTCTGGCATCTGCCCATGGTCGTCCTCGTGGCGAACGCTGTGCCCGATGCCGACGGCTGGGAGGCCGCCTTGGGCACGCTGGCCGCCATCGGGGTGTCTGTCATCGCCGCAGCAGCGAGCTACAGGTGGTTGGAGCTTCCCGTCATTCGGCAAGGGTTCCGGCTGACGCTGCAGCGACCAGCTGCTGCCATGCTCGCGGTCGCCCTGGTAATCGGCCTGGGGGCATCGGCTGCTGCCACGGTCCACGCCGATCCCGGTCGAACCGAGGCGCAGCGGCTCGTCGAGGAGGGCAGCACAGGGCTCGCCTCCCCAGGCGACGACGGCATGACAGATCAGACCGCGCCGGGACCTGATGGCGGTATGGAGCTGGCATCACCATCGCCACCCGCCGCGACGCCGCAGACCGCCGCTCCTTCCCCCCAGGCTTCCCCCACGCAACCGGTCGTGCCGCCGAGCGAAGTAGATGGCGCGTCCATGATCGCGGTCGGCGACTCGGTCATGCTCGCTTCGGGGCGCGCTCTCCAGCAGGCCTTCCCCGGTATCGCCATCGATGCGGTCGTGAGCCGCCAGCTACCTCATTCCGCGCGGTACATACGCGCGCTTCTCGCTGACCGGCCTGCGGCGAAGGTGGTGATCATCGGGCTGGGCACGAACGGCGCAGGTACCAGCCGCGACCTCGCCGAGGCGATCGATGCCGCAGGAGCTCGCGAGGTCGTGCTCGTGGATGTCGCGGGTCCTATGTCCTGGACGACGCGAGTCAACGAGATGGTGTATGACGCCGCGAGAGATCGCCGGAATGTCCATGTCGCCAAATGGCAAGCAGAGGCCAGTGCGCATCCCGATCTCCTCGCGAGAGATCGCATCCATCCTGGCCCTCGTGCTGCCGATCTGTATGTGTCTGCAATAAAGGCAGCAATACACTCCGCTTCTTCGGATGACCGACTGGATTGA
- a CDS encoding MBL fold metallo-hydrolase, which translates to MHGTRIADAYTIVPVESDVFLVQGTHVNWTILTEGSAMTLVDTGYPGDADAVLASLADVSRRTGARDLEAILLTHGHTDHIGGLGRVLAAMPQPPRVLCSPLEVGHVRRDYVQQVTLGQALRHAYDPRVLGWLLAAVRHGGLEEVGFPNVGEFRLDAVLDVPGRPTSLGTAGHTTGHTSFSLERAAVLVTGDALITGHATSREAGPQVLHDMFNADADATRLSFERLVAWPRPVRYVPGHGPMATSRYS; encoded by the coding sequence ATGCACGGGACCCGCATCGCAGACGCCTACACCATCGTCCCGGTCGAGTCGGATGTGTTCCTCGTCCAGGGGACGCACGTCAACTGGACCATCCTCACGGAGGGATCGGCCATGACCCTCGTGGACACCGGGTACCCGGGGGACGCCGACGCTGTCCTCGCCAGCCTCGCGGACGTGAGCAGGCGCACAGGGGCACGCGACCTCGAGGCCATCCTGCTCACGCACGGTCACACGGATCACATCGGCGGCCTCGGGCGCGTCCTCGCCGCGATGCCGCAGCCGCCTCGCGTCCTCTGCTCGCCCCTCGAGGTGGGCCACGTCCGGCGCGACTACGTCCAGCAGGTGACTCTGGGCCAGGCACTGCGTCATGCATACGACCCACGTGTGCTCGGGTGGTTGCTCGCCGCAGTGCGGCACGGCGGCCTCGAGGAGGTCGGGTTCCCGAATGTCGGGGAGTTCCGTCTCGATGCAGTGCTCGACGTCCCCGGCCGGCCGACATCGCTCGGGACCGCTGGACACACCACTGGGCACACCTCTTTCTCACTCGAGCGCGCTGCGGTTCTGGTCACGGGTGATGCGCTCATCACCGGTCACGCCACGTCGAGGGAGGCCGGCCCGCAGGTGCTCCACGACATGTTCAATGCGGATGCGGATGCCACTCGATTATCTTTCGAACGACTGGTGGCGTGGCCGCGCCCGGTCCGCTACGTCCCGGGCCACGGGCCCATGGCGACGTCCCGGTACAGCTGA
- a CDS encoding sensor histidine kinase, with the protein MRAALAHIIRKHPILVDVVIVAAATAFSTPFLLLGPDTPAVVAAAAAFLGLFLRRRLPWVCLVLAVPAFMTGIALVPVMVAQLQIGLVRRKRWHAYAASLAVGVAFGTVGGSVAPEAILELVLYASPFTVVPTMLGDILRERRIVVRQFDALQEAQALGQSQAAEMALARERAVLAREMHDVVSHQVSLIAVQAGALQVASEDPKAKDVARVIRGLSTVTLDELRSMVGVLRNAGGTDRPIAPQPTLDDLPALIASSGIDVTCSLDLPASLSPAVQRAIYRTVQEGLTNARKHSTGGAVTVTGWLEADVVVVDVHAGVATEPLLDLPSGGYGLTGMRERAQLLGGTLTSGTRPDGSHDLRLRLPV; encoded by the coding sequence ATGCGCGCGGCGCTCGCGCACATCATCCGAAAACACCCGATCCTCGTCGACGTCGTGATCGTCGCTGCCGCGACCGCCTTCTCCACGCCCTTCCTGCTTCTTGGCCCGGACACACCGGCCGTGGTCGCCGCGGCGGCAGCGTTCCTCGGCTTGTTCCTGCGTCGGCGGCTGCCGTGGGTGTGCCTCGTCCTGGCCGTCCCGGCATTCATGACCGGAATAGCGTTGGTGCCCGTCATGGTGGCGCAGCTCCAGATCGGCTTGGTTAGGCGAAAGCGATGGCACGCCTACGCCGCCAGCCTCGCCGTGGGCGTGGCGTTCGGCACCGTCGGCGGCTCCGTGGCTCCCGAGGCCATCCTCGAACTGGTGCTGTACGCCTCCCCGTTCACCGTCGTACCGACGATGCTCGGCGACATCTTGCGCGAGCGGCGAATCGTTGTAAGGCAGTTCGACGCGCTCCAGGAGGCGCAGGCCCTCGGGCAGAGCCAGGCAGCGGAGATGGCGCTGGCGCGGGAGCGGGCCGTGCTGGCACGGGAGATGCACGACGTGGTGTCGCATCAGGTGAGCCTCATCGCCGTGCAAGCGGGCGCGCTGCAGGTGGCATCCGAGGATCCGAAGGCGAAGGACGTCGCGCGCGTGATCCGAGGGCTGAGCACGGTCACTCTGGACGAGCTCCGGTCGATGGTCGGCGTGCTTCGCAACGCGGGAGGTACCGATCGTCCAATCGCGCCGCAGCCGACTCTTGACGACCTCCCGGCGCTCATCGCGTCGAGCGGCATCGACGTCACGTGCTCCTTGGATCTACCAGCCAGCCTCAGCCCAGCGGTACAGCGCGCCATATACCGGACCGTGCAAGAGGGCCTCACCAACGCGCGCAAGCACTCGACCGGTGGCGCGGTGACAGTGACCGGGTGGCTCGAGGCGGATGTGGTCGTCGTCGACGTCCACGCCGGCGTGGCCACAGAGCCGCTCCTCGATCTCCCGAGCGGCGGCTACGGTCTCACCGGCATGCGAGAGCGGGCGCAGCTCCTCGGCGGCACGCTCACGAGCGGCACTCGCCCGGACGGCTCTCACGACCTGCGGCTCCGTCTCCCGGTCTGA